TTGAATAGATAGAATTACAAAATTATTGTTGAGGTGGAGGGGTCCCCACTTAATTATGTGGCAAGAGGAGTTTGGTTGGTACACTTTCAAGGTGAACCAGAATCTGAAGCTTTTGGTGGGTCATAATGGTTTTGGGGCAGCCTAAACTTTTGTCCCTATTAATGATCCTGTGGCTGCCAAGTTCCAAATAGTGAGGTGACCCCCAatggaaaatggaatctttcATGTAGTGGTGTAGCGCATTTCATATGTCAGTGTTTCTTGGTTGCTTTATGTTTTAGTTTCCTACTACCAAGATTTATCTGGTCTTTGCCTTTGACTACTTGGTGATCTAGTGGTGGCTGAAAAACTGATAGGACAACTCAGGATGATCTAGTATTTATGTACTATGTTCTCTGAAAAAAGCTGCTAGCTTTACGGCTATGTTGTTCGGACTCTCCACAAATATTACTGCACCCATATCGGATCTTCAAAAATGAATAGTTTTTGAAGGATTTGGGACACACCCTGCATTATTTTTTGAAGAATCTGAGCAACATAGCTTTATAGAAGCTTGGTATATAGATATGTAAGTTCATGACTAGTAAAGTTAATTGGCTTTTCTTCCCTCACTGTCTGCAAAATTACTGCCTTTATTTTCCCTTTCCTCTTGATCTTAGTGTGGGATTCTTCTGCAAGAGACGTGAATTAGGGCAGCATTGTAGTCTCTGCTGTAAGCCTGCAACAGAGTTGATTCTAGCATTTACGTACTTAAATTATTTGATATTGAGGACCATAGACATCATAAGATCATTGGTTCTCAGCCATAATTTTCTcacgtgttgttgttggtttttaGTTGCAACTAGTTGTAAAATGAGATATGTGGTGTCTTGGCAGTTTTGAGCAGCTTCCTTCATATCCTGTAAGCAAGAGTTCAAGATGATAAATATCTTGCTAACTATGTAAATGCACTAACCAGAGACAAGGAAACAATGAGGCATACTAATTTCTTTCATAATAATTGTAGTCCTTTGATGACCTATGACTAGCCAATAAATAACACTGTAACAGATTAAATAGCCAATAAATAACACGGTAACAGATTAACTTCAATGTCTTTTCTTGACTTTGTTTTCTCCATGCCTAAGTTTGTCATACCTTTACCCATACTTTATGATATGCTGATTTGAGTCATCGACAAAAAACTTTAATTGCAGGCCTGCAAAACCAGGTATGAGGAGTTACGTAAGCGCTACTCTGGATGCACGTGAGTCAATTTCTTTGATATCATGAGCTTATTTAGTTTATTCATGAGTTAGTTACCCTGGCAGTTATGGCTTCTGACACATATAAGGAGTTTTATATCCATCTTATAGAGTGCACATCACTGGGCTATTTTATCTTGTATAGCTACTAGCTTAGTCTACCGCCTGTCACGCTACATGAGTTCGctgttaaatttttttttatgcCAAAGCCTCAGCTTTGGAATGAATACATGTTTTCCGTTTAGTTacattgaattgagtataatagGATGTCATCCTTGCCCTAACCAGTGTCTTACTTCTTTAAACTTCTTTTGGCCAGTGCTTGGTTTGAAGAGTTACGAAAGCGACGAGTTGAAGAACTGAAGCGGGAATTGGTGAGATCTGAGAGCTCCATTGGGTTAGTAAATATGCTGCTTCCtgttttaagttgatataagcactagctaataaATCCTGCCATTTTGAAGTTCTTGGAAATACTGAACACATTTCTATGGAGAAATCTAAAAAAAGCATTTCTGGTCTcggataattatatatatattttcttgcTCTCTCACACCTCCtacacccccaccccccccccccccccccccacacacacacgcGCAAACAAAAAATCGCACCTTTTCCTGTGCCTCAAATAGGGAAAGTAAAGTTGGAAAAGGAGGGAAAGGAGAGAAAAAAGTATTAGGAAACGCAGAGTCATGTTATCTTATGATGTTTGGCATAAACTTAGGTGTCATTAATGAATATGATGTCACTTTCCCCTGCATCTGAATGACATAAAAATCTTGTTCCACATGCCAAGTGGTCATTACATGTTCCACTAATTATCTGTTTCCTGAAGTAACTCCATGTTTCTCAATGTTCATTTTCAGGTCTCTTGAGTCAAAGATTAAAAGCCTAAAGGCTGAGAGAGAACGGTCTGGTCAGATAGACTACGGTTTGAGTCACACCGAATCTCCTGCTCCTCTGACAAAATCCGAAGATATTGAGTCTTCTGTGAAAGAAGAAGCAAAGGATGGATTGTCTGCTGGCAGTTTCACACTAGATATTAGAACAAACCAGTCCCCTGAGTCTCAGGTTCCCGCCATACCCTCAGCTACAGAGACGGTTGTAAAGCTAGAACGTTCCGAATCTTGGGAACGGGACAAAGTTCCAAGTACAAGCAAGGTTACAGAAGCTTTCAATGGAAATGGAGGGGCTGTGAGGAAGAGAAGAGGTAAGAGGAGAAGAAAAGATACCGTTTGGGATGCCAAAGAAGGGAGCATCGAGGAGAGCGATAACGTATGTTCAACGAGTCTCGCCTCCACTTCTCACTGTAAAGAAGCATTAACCAGTTGTGATCAGAGTATTAGGCATTCTGCTGTAAGCGATCATAGGGGAGCTTTATCTAGGTTTAGGAACGATGACTTGATGAGGATTTTCAATTCTATCACACAGCACGAAGCTGCTATGGTCTTTAGGCATCGTCTTGATAGTCAGAAGAGAGCAAGATACAAGAAAATGATAAGGCGACATATGGATATCGAGACAGTTAGATCAAGACTAGCCAACTGGTCCATCAAAACACCAGGTGAACTCTTCAGAGATTTCCTTCTACTAGCCAACAATGCCATGGTATTTTACTCGAAGAGAACGAGAGAATACAAAGCAGCAACGGCCCTAAGAGATATTGTCACTAAAGCATATCGGGAACATTACAAGGGATCTTACCACAAAGCTACATCGTCCCTCCTTCCATTTCCAACAATTGGTAATCCACCTGGGAAACCACGAAGTGTTCGCCCTCGCCCTTCAAAAGACAAACTTCAAGCCAAGTATGGCAACTATGTGAAAGACATTATTGCTGGAACACTAGGAAAACAGAATCATAAACCAGGTGATGCTGATTCTAAGGTACCATTGCAATCTTTAATATCAGCTAAGAAGGGCTTCAAGAAGCCTGGAAAAATCAAGTGTGGATCGACTATTGAGACTGTTAATCCACAAACTAAAGTACCAGCTAAGGAATCCACACAACACAATATTAAGGTTAAGAAGGACCATCGAATTAAGCCTGTAACCAAAGAGAGGAAAAGGGCTCGGCAAAAGTGATTTGGTTAGTGTCCTAGGTTAATTTatatttccttcttcttcttctttttggtaTAGAAGTTTTCTCTGTATAATCTTTCTATTTTCTGTGGCCATTTTGCCACTAGGCTTCATCTTGAAAGAGGAGAAATGCAGGTGTAATATAATATTCTAATGAAGTTGTGGATAATCAGCTGCAAATTTTGTTTCCCCTTCAGTTATTATCCATAAAGTGTTAGCTCGCACAGAGTGAACATCTTTAGTTCAGCCGATTAAAAATTAAAATGGATGTGAACTAAAAGTCGACCAATGAAGAAGGCTGTTTTAGCGTGTGCTGCATCAGTAACCTTATGTCTTAGCAAGTGTTTGTATATAAAAAAGAAGATGAACAAATTCCTTTTGCAGTCAAGATAATTTTACTTCATCGTACAATAAGTATACTTGCGCTATTGAGTTTCAATCTTCtactttgagccgagggtctatcggaagtAGCCCCTCTACTTCGCAaagatagaggtaaggtctgtgtacatttTACCCTCTCTAGACCTCACTTGTGAGAATACACTGGGTATCTTATTGTTGTTATATTTCAATCTTAAACTAATCCACGATTTCCTCTTACAAAACTAGACTTCTCTTCAACCATTTTATGACTCATTTCCTCATCAGAAATTAGGTTCAGAGAAAGGGGTGACTTACAAGAATAGCCTAGGAAATGAGTGGTCTTGAATTTTTGACGCCGTTTGTCCTATGGACAAAATATCATTTAACAAGTTTTGTCCCATTAGCAACACTTTTGACGCTGAAGGTTTTCCCATCGGTTAAGCGGAGGTCAAAAGTTCAAGATAACTCATTTTCAAAGTCATTTGGTACAATTTCGAGAAAGGCTTACTTTTCTAAGGGAACTGTtccgggcaatttgcaggattgtccttcgttgggggtggtctttaatggttgtccctcaaaatggtggtctttaacttttgcccttcaagCAGAATTTCAGCTTTGCCCATGCAAGGCAGAATTTCAGCTTTGCCCatgcaaggcagaatttgcacaTGGTTAGAATTTGCAAATTTCTGTCTTAAGACCCAAAATTTGCATGGTTAGATTTGCAAAAAATGCTGCCTTGAGAacttctgtcttgcgattttttttttttttactgagctagaGTTTGAACCCACAACATCGGGATATTagacgaagggcaaaacttaaagacgaCCAATTTAAAGGACAaacattaaagaccaccccaaatgaaggccaatccgcgcaaaaaacaaaaacaaaaaaaaaaacaaaaaaaactgtTCCTGGACTACCTCTTCATCTGGCCTACTAATATCTGAGATTAGGTCTAAGTGTCCCTTTTGTGTAAATCACCCATTTCTACAAATAAAACGTCTTGTAAATCAAAGTCCCAATAATTGGATCGAATAATTAAGTCGTTATGGCTATGAAGGGAACAAGTTACTGGACTCTTTGTGAAGCAAAGTGTCGACTTTGGAGTGTTGTGAACGGAAGCCCAGCTAACTTGGGCGTAAATTTGAAGGCTTTACCCATGTGTCCATCATGGACAGTCCATGTGTGGCTTACTTGTGTTGGGTAGTGTGTTTTGGACTCCTTGTGGGCTTATTTATGTTTTGCAGCCTCTTTTGCACAACATAAAAAACAGCTGAATTCACATCAGGTGGCCACTGTTATGGGTTGTATACTTGTGTTTAGAAATTCTCCACTTTTTCAAAATTAAAGATTTGTTGTTTGAATACTATTAGTTTTTGAATTGTAACGTCATTTCCGAACTTTAGAGCACTGATCTAATATTGATTAAGTGGCCAACTTCTAATGACAATGCCACAAAAGTTCTGGATGTTCGTGCAAATCAGCACAAGTAATTATGGGTTAAGGCAATTATGTTTTTAGttactcttttctttttcttttgcacaaACTATAATTGAGGCGTAATAGAAATAGTTATTGTCACATTTTTTTACATAAGAAATGAAGGGCTTCAGCCAATTGACTACTTTTATAAGAAGAGAAAATTACACCCATGATAATTAGGGTAGCAATGTATCAAAATTGACCTATTTTTTAAAGTCTTACAAAAAGATGACCCactccctcctcctcctcctcctctctctGCACTCACTCTCAGCTCCATCGCCGTCACTGCTCCACCGATCTAACTCCGGCGAAGCAAGCCATCTCCAGCCAAACAACGCCCAAAGTGGATTCGCTTTTTAACGCCGTCACCGGTCTAACTCCGGCGAAGCAAGCCATCTCCGGTCAGATCTATATTGTTACAGATCTGACCGGATTCTCTTTTTAACGCCGTCAGTGAATTTTTGCTTTACCAGATTCGCGTTTTTCCGATGACCTCCATGCaaaggcggagccaggatttgagGTCTGTGGGTTCGAAATTTTTAATAAAGTACAACGGCCTCAAGCTATTATATAATAAGCGCTACACTAACAAACGAGTATTTATACtcaatatatatttaaaaaagcaACGAACCACTTAAAAATTGTATAAATCTGTATATATTGCGGGATTGGATCTCCTCCAATCCAGCACCATTCAGTCCAATAACGTTCAATACATGATTTGCCATGTACAAGAAAATAATCTGCGGCTTGGATTTATCTTAGCATGCATGGTTCCTTAATCCTCTCTTTTAATATTAAAAAGGTGTGAAATTATTCCTATGAATTTCAAAATATtgaatttgttttttttattaaataaataTTGAGTGCACGTAGTAGTTTAATAGTTGTTTATAATTGTGAGAAACTTATTCTACTCTAATTTCTCAtaattctccccccccccccaacctcccccccccccccaacctccccccccccccagcaATTTCCAATAATTTGCCTTTTAACTTTCCTTAAATAATTTCATAAACCACTAAAAATGTTATCTTTGTTCAAATATATAATGAAATAATGAAATTCATTACTCAATAAATTTGAATAGTACTAAAGATttttacaaaaagaaaagaaagccaACATCAAATCAGTACGTGAAGAGCTAACATTTTATGTTAAAGAACATTCAGTTTGATACAATTAAACAATAATTAAGAAATACAAAATAATGCTCTAAAAAGAATTAAAATCAAATTAGCACTCCTACTATTTCAAAGAAATCTGTTAAAGAGATAAAAAGAAATCTCTTTTCTTAGCAAAAGAGAAAAAAGCTACTGAAGGTTGGGTTCGAACCTAGAATTAGGTGACACGGAGACCTTCCCGTTGCTCTTACTACCACTGAACCATCTGCTTGTTAACTCACACAATAATAGTTATATAAAGTTACTGCAATTTCTAATGCAAATACAAGGTCCAcgcaaaagctactgggttcatccgaacccccacTTTGcactgtagctccgcccctgcctcCATGAACGCCGGCCTGAAGAAATTGAGAGAAAATAAGAGCAAAAGAGACAAATTTAGGAATTCCTCCTGTGAAATATATTTCTCTGTCTAAACTGTGTACAAGCTATGTTATTTTATAATTGCTAAACTAGGGACTAATGTTGTAAATTATCAATATTACAAGGAATGTAAAAAATAGTGTGTAACAAACTTTTGTCCTATACAAGTGCAATTTGTAGGGTGTGATATAGTGTATGTGAACTGTGGTGTATATTTGAACTGTGGGCTGCTGAAAAGGCCTTTAAGATAAAATGGGCCTTTAAGATAAAAACAGCCCATATGTTGTTTTTGGCCCAAACGTGAATGAGAAATGCCCAGACTTAGTTTGTATATCTGAAATCCATTTGTTGTGTTGTCTTCTTCTTGTCTACTTCGTTCAATTCAATAGCAGCCATCTTCTTTTTGTCTTCTTCGTTCAGTTCAACAGCAGCCATTTTATCATCCCCCCTCAAGTTGGTGTCCGTTGATCGGATACCCAACTTGCTCAAGAAATGTTTATGAAGAGGACCAGCCAAAGCCTTGGTGAAAAGATCAGCGATTTGTGAGGAGGATGGtatgaaagaaagggaaataaGTCCACCAAGTAGCTTTTCACGAACGAAATGGCAGTCAAGCTCGATATGCTTGGTTCGTTCATGAAAAACGGGATTTTTTGCTATGTGTATGGCGGATCTGTTATCACAATGAAGGGAAACTGGAAGGGAAGGAGAAACTGCAAGATCTGAAAGAAGGCGAACCAACCAAGAGATTTCTCCGACGAGTCGTCGCATAGATCGATACTCAGATTCAGCGGAAGAAAGAGAGACCACCGGTTGTTTCTTAGATTTCCAAGACACCGGAGAATTACCAAGGCTGATGTAATACCCACTGACGGAACGGCGAGAATCGGGACACGAGGCCCAATCGGCGTCACAAAAACCCAGAACTTGAAGCGATGGGTCAGTGTTCATAAAAAGACCCAAACTTGGATCTTTTCGCAAGTATCGAAGGGTGTGAAAAGCTGCTTGAAGGTGTCCAGAACAAGGTCGTTGCATGTATTGGCTGAGAGATTGAACGGCGAAGGCAAGGTCAGGACGAGTATGTGTAAGGAAATTGAGCTGACCCAGTAGACGCCGATATACAGTTGGATCTGGTAAAGGTTCACCGGAATCAATGGAGATTTTGACAGTGGGATCCATAGGAGTAGAAGCAAGGCGGGAAGGAAAATCTGGGTATTCCTTAAGCAAGTCCATGGAAAATTTTCTTTGTGTCACGATCAGTCCATCTGGAAGAGGTACAATTTCCATACCCAAAAAATAACTTGCCATACCCAAATCTTTTATGTGAAACTCATCATCAAGAAAACACTTTAAATCACTAATTTCCTGTTGATTGTTTCCAGTGAGAAGAATGTCGTCAACGTATACCGCAAGGATAGTGACAAAATCTGGAGATGATTTGTGGAAAAGGGAGTAGTCATTCAAAGAGGGACTGAAGCCTCGTGTACCCAGTGTTGATGACAACTTCGAATACCATTGGCGTGAAGCCTGTTTGAGCCCATAAAGGGATTTGCGCAATCGACAAACATGTGATGGAGAAGGCGGGGAAAGTCCCGGCGGAAATCGCATATAGACTTCCTCGTCCAAGTCGCCATGTAAAAAGGCGTTATTCACATCGAGCTGGTAGAGAGGCCAAGATTTCTTTACAGCAATAGCAAGAATGCATCGTATGGTGGTCATCTTTACAACAGGTGAGTACGTCTCTGTGTAATCAATACCTTCACGTTATATGTCACCTCGCACAACTAGACGAGCCTTTAGCCTTTCCAAATCACCATTTGACTTAAGCTTTACCTTATAAACCCATTTGCAGGGTAAAGGTTTTTTCTCTGGTGGAAGAATCACTTCTTCCCAAGTAGAGTTGGAAATCAAAGCACTTAGCTCATTGGCCATTGCAAGAGACCAACCAGGATCAGAAGCTGCCTCTTGGTAAGTGCGGGGTTCTCTGATTTGTTCAATGGAATGCAAAAGTTGTTGATTTTGTGTGCTTAAGCAAGCAAAAGAAAAAGAGTGTAGAGGAGGAATAGAAAAAGTAGGAGAAATAACTGAAAGAGCAGTATCACATATAAAATCAGATAAGTGAGAGGGAAAAACAGACCTTCTGGTTGTTCTGCGCAGGCCTGCTTCTGCTGGCAACACATGCACATTAGGAATAGGTGCAGACATGATATTAGAAGAAGAATTATATGGGCTAGGTAAAGACTGTGGTGATACACTTGGTTGAGGGGAAGTACTGTGAGGTGTGTGAGAGGGAGGAGAAGATGGAAGATCAGAGTGTGGTGCAGATGAAAGACTTGTAGTAGGTGGAGGAATAGGAGAAAGACCAGACTCATGTATGCTACTAGGTTCAGCACCTACATCCATTTTGAAGGATCCGGGAAAAAGCTGAGACATGGGAACATCGTGTGCAAATGGGAAAATTGACTCATGAAATCTTACATCTCTACTCACTATGACCTGTTTGTTAATGAGATTAAGGACTTTGTATCCCTTTTTGCCAAAAGGATAACCCAAAAACACTCCAGGAATGGCCCTAGGACTCATCTTGTCTCTATTCACAGATAGAGTTGATACAAAACAAAGACAACCAAATGTTTTCAAATGGGAATAGGAAGGTGCTTTTTGAAAGAGTTTTTCATAGGGTGTCATGTTGTGTAGCACTTTGGTAGGGAGTAAGTTTATAATGTGGGTAGCTGTGAGTAAAGCCTCCCCCCAATACCTCGGTTTCAAATTAGACTGGTACATAAGTGCCCTACATACTTCAAGAAGGTGTCTGTGCTTCCTCTCAGCCACCCCATTTTGTTGAGGGGTGGCCACGCATGTGGTTTGATGGATAATACCTTGTGTAGAGAAAAAATCACTAGGCAAATGTCCTGAACCTAGTTCATATGCATTATCAGATCTTACCACCTTAACTTTCTTCCCAAACTGCCTTTCTACATATGCCAAGTAGGACTTAAGAACTGGAAAGGCATTGGACTTGCTAGACAGTAAATAGGTCCAAGTTGTTctagaaaaatcatcaacaatggTCAGGAAGTACTTTTCTCCCTTATAGGTTTGAGTCTTATAGGGTCCCCATGTGTCTATGTGTATCATGTCAAAACATGCTTGTGATGAAATTCTACTGTTTGGGAAAGGCAACTTGGTTTGCTTTGCCATGGGGCAAATGTCACaaggaaaatcaaatattttagGTTGTTGCATAGAATCACCAAGTATCTTTTGCATAGAAATGTAAGGCAGATGTCCAAGTCGAAAGTGCCAAAGTTTGCTAGAAACAAAATTCTGTGATTgcaattcatttcattcatgaAAGAAGGATTACAAAAGTTTGAACAAGAACTGGGTATGGTAGGAACAGATTGAACCTTAGAACCTACAGGAGAAACAAAACTAAAAGAACTAGAATTAATAACTTTGTTCTCTAAAGGGTGAATGAGGCTGGATGTAGACATGGTTGCAGATGTGTGACCTTTCAGTAGGAACAGGCCTCCAACAGCTTCACCAAAAATCTGCTTCCTCTGAATTGTATGGCCCTCTATGAAACACCCTTTTTTAGAAAAAATGATTTCAAGCTCAGTTTCTTCAATAAATTGGCTGACAGAAAATAAATTGTGTTTAAAAGAAGGGACATAAAACACATTAGTTAGAGCAATGTGTTCTGATAAAACAATGTCACCTGTATAATGAACATTTACCTTATAAGAGTTAGGCAAAGTTATAGAAACAGGATGAGGGAGTAATTTAAAAGAATGAAATAGGGATTTATCAAAAGTCATGTGGTGTGAAGCCCCAGTATCAATTATCCAGGGGCTTGTCTGAAACCTTTTGATAGAAGAAGTATAGGCTGCAAAAAAGTTAGATATACCAGCCATGTTTGCAGTGTGTTGTTCCTGGGAACCAGTTCCATTTTGTACTGAAGTGAACATGTCAATTAGTTGTTGGCACTGCTCTTTTGAGAAATTGTTGATGTTGAATGCAGAATGTTTGTTCATTCCTTTCACTTTAGAGGCTTGTCCTTCAGGAATTTCAATGTTATTTCTCTGGAAACTGAGAACATTAGCTCCACTAATTTCCTCTGCTGCATTGACTGCATTGACCCTAGCATTTCCCATAGGCTTCTTTGGCTTGTTTGTAAATTTGTAGCCTTCTGGATAACCTATTAACTTGTAGCAATTACCGATGGTGTGGTTTGTTTTCTTGCAGTAAGTGCAAAATAAGTTGTTTCCTTGGTTAGTGTTTTGGGAATTCCTAGGATGGGAAGAATCTGGATAGGAGATTTGTGTAGATTCTTTCTTTGTGTTGAAGCTTCTCCTATCATTCCACTTGTTCACACTAAAAGCAGTGGAATCTGTTCCCACTAGATTCCCAGAATGTACCTCTCTTTGTGATTCTTGGTTTAGTAAAATGGAATAGGCCTGACCAACAGATGGAAGTGGTTTCATCATCAAAATATTTGCTCTCACAGCTGAGTATGCCTCATTCAAACCCATTAAGAATTGAATGAGCTTAATATCCTCGTTCATTTTGTGATTATGCTCTTTTGCACCACACTTACAATCACAACTACACACCATAAAAATATTAAGAACTCTCAATTGGTCCCATAATTTTTTTAGTTTATTAAAATAACTTGCAATATCACTTGTGCCTTGTGTGATATTGTTTAAATCCCTTTGAAGTTGAAATAGTTTGGATCCATCTGGCTGACCATACCTTTCCTCCAACTCATTCCACAAATCTGAGGCTGTCAAGGAGTAAATCAAGCTTTCAGCAATATCCTTGCTAAGGGAATTGAGCAACCATGCAATGACCATGTCATTGCATCTTCTCCACTGATCAAACAGAGGTGAGTCCTCTTTGGGAATTTCtgatttatcatttataaagcaTAGTTTGTTTTTGGCAGAGAGTGAAATGAGTATTCCTCTCTTCCAATTTCCATAACTAGTCCCATCAAAGCTAACATTCAAAAGATTCATTCCAGGTGAATCCGAAGCATTTAAATAATAAGGATGATTGATTGGAACAACATCAGAAGGTGTTTTTTCAATCCCTATACTGGACTGTTCAGTAGTTCCAATGTTTCCTGTCATACTGCTGATTTGGAAGAGAAGATAAAAAAAAACAGAtgataaaagaaagaaaagaaacagATCCGGATAagatctgctctgataccatgaagaaaTTGAGAGAAAATAAGAGCAAAAGAGACAAATTTAGGAATTCCTCATGTGAAATATACTTCTCTGTCTAAACTGTGTACAAGCTATGTTATTTTATAATTGCTAAACTAGGGACTAATGTTGTAAATTATCAATATTACAAGGAATGTAAAAAATAATGTGTAACAAACTTTTGTCCTATACAAGTGAAATTTGTAGGGTGTGATATAGTGTATGTGAACTGTGGTGTATATTTGAACTGTGGGCTGCTGAGAGGGCCTTTAAGATAAAAACAGCCCAGATGTTGTTTTTGGCCCAAACGTGAATGAGAAATGCCAGACTTAGTTTGTATATCTGAAATCCATTTGTTGTGTTGTCTTCTTCTTGTCTACTTCGTTCAATTCAATAGCAGCCATCTTCTTCTTGTCTTCTTCGTTCAGTTCAACAGCAGCCATTTTATCACGGCCAGTGCCCTTTtggtgtatatgggtgtatatggtggtatatgggtgtatatggtgtttatgtatataggtgtataaatATGGTGGTTGGTGTTGCTGCGGCGTGATCTCCGGCAATGACTGGTCGcagatgtatataagtgtatatggattataatattgtatataaatgtatatggTATATGGGTTATAATATTATATATGAGTTAAAGCTTTACAATGTAagttttaaactattttttttataatataaatgaccaaattgtatatttatgaaatttcctCTTATACGAATCCCATAGTCCCGTTGTTGTATGAGAGTCTCGAGTCTTCTTAAAAAGGTCATTAAAAATGATTCTTTTGCACATCCGGAATTAGAATTATCTGACCCCCACTGATCCCATTACCACAGAATATTTCTTCCACTTGACCCGATCTTGTGGTTAGCCTAATCAACAAACGTGTATGTACAAAACCATTAAAGTcatcatattttattttattttattttattttatttttgtatacCAATAATACACTATTAATA
Above is a genomic segment from Lycium barbarum isolate Lr01 chromosome 12, ASM1917538v2, whole genome shotgun sequence containing:
- the LOC132622176 gene encoding uncharacterized protein LOC132622176, whose product is MEEGVGPKWGTWEELILGSAVRRYGIRDWNVVASELRARTINPYCFTPEACKTRYEELRKRYSGCTAWFEELRKRRVEELKRELVRSESSIGSLESKIKSLKAERERSGQIDYGLSHTESPAPLTKSEDIESSVKEEAKDGLSAGSFTLDIRTNQSPESQVPAIPSATETVVKLERSESWERDKVPSTSKVTEAFNGNGGAVRKRRGKRRRKDTVWDAKEGSIEESDNVCSTSLASTSHCKEALTSCDQSIRHSAVSDHRGALSRFRNDDLMRIFNSITQHEAAMVFRHRLDSQKRARYKKMIRRHMDIETVRSRLANWSIKTPGELFRDFLLLANNAMVFYSKRTREYKAATALRDIVTKAYREHYKGSYHKATSSLLPFPTIGNPPGKPRSVRPRPSKDKLQAKYGNYVKDIIAGTLGKQNHKPGDADSKVPLQSLISAKKGFKKPGKIKCGSTIETVNPQTKVPAKESTQHNIKVKKDHRIKPVTKERKRARQK